From the genome of Rathayibacter sp. VKM Ac-2759, one region includes:
- a CDS encoding MFS transporter has protein sequence MTETSTERAVGAPPAPDRRAWRSLVVLLAGMFIALLDTTIVNVALPTIRTTLDASESTLSWIISGYALAFGLALIPSGRLGDRFGHKWVFVSGIALFTVASFACGLAADDVQLVIARVVQGLAGGMFVPAVNAYIQLLFRGPSRGRAFAVMGAVLGVSSALGPIIGGLIIQAFGDENGWRLVFWVNLPIGVATLIAAAMLLPTRRELEAGDRAPSGGVDWLGLILVSGGLVALLVPLIQGEDEGWPLWTFLSIAGGVILLAAFGAWEVAYTRRGRAPLVPPTLFRHPAFTGGVVLALVYFAAFTSIFFTISLLWQSGLGHTALESGLVSIPFAIGSIISASQSNRLTARLGRNVLVLGSGLLAVGLIWVWLVLLTATPDSLTNWQLLAPLFIAGVGNGFFIAPNVQFIVATVDPQDAGAASGVISAIQRIGSAVGIAAIGSVLFGGLVITGPDTVASGFLDAAAPAMLVSALMAVAAFALVFVLPKSVSRRG, from the coding sequence TCCCTCGTCGTGCTCCTCGCGGGCATGTTCATCGCGCTCCTCGACACGACGATCGTCAACGTCGCGCTGCCCACGATCCGCACGACCCTCGACGCGTCGGAGTCGACCCTCTCGTGGATCATCTCGGGCTACGCGCTGGCCTTCGGGCTCGCGCTGATCCCGAGCGGACGGCTCGGCGACCGCTTCGGCCACAAGTGGGTCTTCGTCAGCGGGATCGCGCTGTTCACCGTCGCGAGCTTCGCCTGCGGCCTCGCGGCCGACGACGTGCAGCTCGTCATCGCGCGCGTCGTCCAGGGACTCGCGGGCGGCATGTTCGTGCCCGCGGTCAACGCCTACATCCAGCTGCTGTTCCGCGGGCCCTCGCGGGGCAGGGCGTTCGCGGTGATGGGCGCCGTCCTCGGCGTCTCGTCGGCGCTCGGCCCGATCATCGGCGGACTCATCATCCAGGCGTTCGGCGACGAGAACGGCTGGCGCCTGGTCTTCTGGGTGAACCTCCCGATCGGCGTCGCGACGCTCATCGCCGCGGCGATGCTCCTCCCGACCCGCCGCGAGCTCGAGGCCGGCGACCGCGCGCCGAGCGGAGGCGTCGACTGGCTCGGCCTGATCCTCGTCTCGGGCGGTCTGGTCGCCCTCCTCGTGCCGCTCATCCAGGGCGAGGACGAGGGCTGGCCGCTCTGGACCTTCCTCTCGATCGCGGGCGGAGTGATCCTGCTCGCCGCGTTCGGCGCCTGGGAGGTCGCGTACACCCGTCGCGGCCGCGCGCCGCTCGTGCCGCCGACGCTCTTCCGCCACCCCGCGTTCACCGGAGGCGTCGTCCTCGCACTGGTCTACTTCGCGGCCTTCACGAGCATCTTCTTCACCATCTCGCTGCTCTGGCAGTCTGGCCTCGGCCACACGGCGCTGGAGTCGGGCCTCGTCTCGATCCCGTTCGCGATCGGCAGCATCATCAGCGCCTCGCAGAGCAACCGACTCACCGCGCGGCTCGGCCGCAACGTGCTCGTGCTGGGCAGCGGGCTGCTCGCCGTCGGCCTGATCTGGGTGTGGCTGGTGCTGCTGACGGCGACGCCCGACTCCCTCACCAACTGGCAGCTGCTCGCTCCCCTCTTCATCGCGGGAGTCGGCAACGGCTTCTTCATCGCGCCGAACGTGCAGTTCATCGTCGCGACGGTCGACCCGCAGGACGCGGGAGCGGCGAGCGGAGTCATCTCGGCGATCCAGCGGATCGGCTCGGCGGTGGGCATCGCGGCGATCGGCAGCGTGCTCTTCGGCGGCCTGGTCATCACCGGGCCCGACACCGTCGCCTCCGGCTTCCTCGACGCCGCGGCTCCCGCGATGCTCGTCAGCGCCCTGATGGCGGTCGCGGCCTTCGCGCTCGTCTTCGTGCTGCCGAAGTCGGTGTCGCGCCGGGGCTGA
- the hemL gene encoding glutamate-1-semialdehyde 2,1-aminomutase, translating to MTASANDTLYERARHAIPGGVNSPVRAFRSVGGTPRFMVSATGPYITDADGREYVDLVCSWGPAVLGHAHPEVVAAVQDAASRGLSFGASTPAETELAELVEARITAGGVSPIEKLRLVSTGTEATMTAIRLARGVTGRDLLIKFSGHYHGHSDGLLADAGSGLATLALPASAGVTAATAAQTIVLPYNDLEAVRAVLAERGSEIAAVITEAAAANMGVVPPAPGFNAALAELVHANGSLLIMDEVLTGFRVSAGGWWGLENRDAEAPYRADLYTFGKVIGGGMPVAALGGRADVMDHLAPLGPVYQAGTLSGNPVAVAAGIRTLQLADESVYAALDATALTLQREVSAALSAEGVAHAVQTAGSLFSFVFTDLGRPVRDYAEVQAQEAFRYPAFFHAMLDAGVSLPPSVFEAWFVSAAHDDAAIGRIVDALPAAAKAAAAARP from the coding sequence GTGACTGCCTCCGCGAACGACACCCTGTACGAGCGTGCCCGCCACGCGATCCCCGGAGGCGTGAACTCGCCGGTCAGAGCGTTCCGCTCGGTCGGCGGCACGCCGCGCTTCATGGTCTCGGCGACGGGTCCGTACATCACCGACGCCGACGGTCGCGAGTACGTCGACCTCGTCTGCTCGTGGGGTCCGGCCGTGCTCGGCCACGCCCACCCCGAGGTCGTCGCGGCGGTGCAGGACGCCGCGTCCCGCGGTCTGTCGTTCGGCGCGTCGACCCCCGCCGAGACCGAGCTCGCCGAGCTGGTCGAGGCGCGCATCACCGCGGGCGGCGTCTCGCCCATCGAGAAGCTGCGGCTCGTCTCGACGGGGACCGAGGCGACGATGACGGCGATCCGCCTCGCCCGCGGCGTGACCGGTCGCGATCTGCTGATCAAGTTCTCGGGCCACTACCACGGCCACTCGGACGGGCTGCTGGCCGACGCCGGCTCGGGCCTCGCGACGCTCGCGCTGCCCGCCTCCGCCGGCGTGACCGCGGCGACGGCGGCGCAGACGATCGTGCTGCCCTACAACGACCTGGAGGCGGTGCGCGCGGTCCTCGCGGAGCGCGGCTCCGAGATCGCCGCCGTGATCACGGAGGCGGCGGCCGCCAACATGGGCGTCGTCCCGCCCGCTCCCGGCTTCAACGCGGCACTCGCCGAGCTCGTGCACGCCAACGGCTCGCTGCTGATCATGGACGAGGTGCTCACCGGGTTCCGCGTCAGCGCCGGCGGCTGGTGGGGTCTCGAGAACCGCGACGCCGAGGCGCCGTACCGCGCCGATCTCTACACCTTCGGCAAGGTCATCGGAGGCGGCATGCCCGTGGCCGCGCTCGGCGGCCGCGCCGACGTGATGGACCACCTGGCTCCGCTCGGGCCGGTGTACCAGGCGGGCACGCTGTCGGGGAACCCGGTCGCGGTCGCGGCGGGGATCCGGACGCTGCAGCTCGCCGATGAGTCGGTGTACGCGGCGCTCGACGCGACGGCGCTGACCCTTCAGCGCGAGGTCTCGGCGGCGCTCTCGGCCGAGGGCGTGGCGCACGCGGTGCAGACCGCGGGCAGCCTCTTCAGCTTCGTGTTCACCGACCTCGGGCGGCCCGTCCGCGACTACGCCGAGGTGCAGGCGCAGGAGGCGTTCCGGTACCCCGCGTTCTTCCACGCGATGCTCGACGCGGGGGTCTCGCTGCCGCCGTCGGTGTTCGAGGCGTGGTTCGTCTCGGCAGCCCACGACGACGCCGCGATCGGCCGGATCGTCGACGCGCTGCCGGCCGCCGCGAAGGCCGCGGCGGCAGCGCGCCCGTAG
- the hemB gene encoding porphobilinogen synthase gives MTAIRPRRLRTTPALRRLVQETRIHPAQLVLPLFVAEGITEPRAIGSMPGVLHHSLDSVRGAVTEAAEAGIGGVMLFGVPTTRDAVGSGATDPDGVLNAATRAVVEEVGDDLVVQTDLCLDEFTDHGHCGVLDARGRVDNDATLLRYEEMALAQADAGSHLLGLSGMMDGQVGAIRSALDGAGHLDTAILAYSAKYASSFYGPFREAVQSTLEGDRRTYQQDPANRREGLREATLDLAEGADVVMVKPAMSYLDVLSDVAAVSDVPVWAYQVSGEYAMIEAAAANGWISREPAILESVTGILRAGADAVLTYWAVEIARDLLK, from the coding sequence CCAGCTCGTCCTCCCGCTCTTCGTCGCCGAGGGGATCACCGAGCCCCGCGCGATCGGCTCGATGCCGGGGGTGCTGCACCACTCGCTCGACAGCGTGCGGGGCGCGGTGACGGAGGCTGCGGAGGCCGGCATCGGCGGCGTCATGCTCTTCGGGGTGCCGACGACGCGCGACGCGGTCGGCTCGGGGGCGACCGATCCCGACGGTGTGCTCAACGCGGCCACGCGCGCCGTGGTCGAGGAGGTCGGCGACGACCTCGTCGTGCAGACCGACCTCTGCCTCGACGAGTTCACCGACCACGGCCACTGCGGGGTGCTCGATGCGCGCGGCCGCGTCGACAACGACGCGACGCTCCTCCGCTACGAGGAGATGGCGCTGGCGCAGGCCGACGCGGGCTCGCACCTGCTGGGGCTCTCGGGGATGATGGACGGCCAGGTCGGCGCGATCCGCTCGGCGCTCGACGGGGCGGGGCACCTCGACACCGCGATCCTCGCGTACTCCGCGAAGTACGCCTCCAGCTTCTACGGGCCGTTCCGCGAGGCGGTGCAGTCGACGCTCGAGGGCGACCGGCGCACCTACCAGCAGGATCCGGCGAACCGCCGCGAGGGCCTGCGCGAGGCGACGCTCGACCTCGCCGAGGGTGCGGACGTCGTGATGGTGAAGCCCGCGATGAGCTACCTCGACGTGCTCTCGGACGTCGCCGCCGTGTCGGACGTGCCCGTCTGGGCGTACCAGGTGTCGGGGGAGTACGCGATGATCGAGGCCGCCGCCGCGAACGGCTGGATCTCGCGCGAGCCGGCGATCCTCGAGTCCGTGACCGGGATCCTCCGCGCGGGCGCCGACGCCGTGCTCACCTACTGGGCGGTCGAGATCGCCCGTGATCTGCTGAAGTAG